The Oscillatoria sp. FACHB-1406 genome includes a window with the following:
- a CDS encoding translocation/assembly module TamB domain-containing protein: MTQPTPNPENESELEGENPAPPSPPRRRRRWWLWGIVVGFSLGCGGLAIAWFALLNYLSPILTDLLTQELDRPVRLGPTSGLSLRGVRFGKSEIPPTATDSDRAVVEAVDVTFNLWRLATDKTLELNLTLIRPTAYVEQDTDGQWIATRLRKREGESDWEIDVQTVRAENANVVLVARDKKLALKAPVELNVDLATVRAYQNYQLFEGDAKGTFAGEGGRFNAAATIRPQTLQGKVYLATQQLDLLYLARLVEVPLILRSGKVSTNLEVELNGNPLKVLPQAAGIVSLQNVSAKLDEKALGIQSPQALAQRKRQQQPQAIEERPPLYFLNNLPIAIPEVKQANGRIAFQGQSARFESFSAQLGQINAQIGGSIDAKSGLNLSATTQPVTIANLLKTFDLKQPPVPVAGEFKVALQAKGPFNQAIVTSQILSTQTFRLARATFKDVRAQLAFAVAKNTLVLQALDAFPIQGGKVTGTGQVRFNKDRDPGQIALDFQTQNLPADAIAALYIPNLPVTIGPISARAQILGPFTKIEDLQAQIFTRLFDGGTLAVQNARIKDGRFFGTVAAAGVQLNRFLPATSPLRPVAGTGEALFEISGPLQKLRLERLTLAGAGRAAIAGGTVTASNIQLQNGRFSADLNAANLQAGQIAPKILPAKITLPSLGALNGAFQVAGQVRTNAAGKPRVSDLTGTGALGVAVANGVVEARRIAVSGDRWRADVAVNNIDANRVATLPSLPPAARSLQQLLGKFSGNFQLAGNLKRFDLNSLTASGIGQTRIAGGTANIAANVNRGNWAANIVTNGVQLPRLAAGLNLPPVVAKTQRELGAFTGTIQASGNLNSFDPKTLVASANGNLNAAGGAANVNLKLNRGNWLADIAANQVQLTRLTAGLNLPVPIARVQQTLGAFTGTLRASGSLSSFDPKTLVANATGNLNAAGGTAKVNLRANRGNWFADIAASGVQLTRLTAGLNLPIPVARVQQTLGAFTGNLRASGSLSSFDPKTLTANATGNLNAAGGTANVNLKVNRGNWLADIVASGVQLNRLTAGLNLPAALARPQQALEAFTGTLRAAGNLSSFDAKTLTASSKGQLNLAGGRADIALDLTGGRWLLEANASDIQPQQLLANIPPQFQTPISGDVDLRGTLSDLRLNAIAATGSGRLNLAGGQLLANNLRLANGSLQTTLVPNNVELAGLVNGLRGKVSGNIDVTANLANLSPEGVRARGNLNLSEEVLPLQGPVAATFDWNGGRLSIARATSTGLDASGYVDVNTAALRRGKLGLDAIARFDLDVSLQGLKLDQLSEQAKKFIAWPPNLNPAIQQTRLAGLADFSGNLRGTPAAPQVNGTLALRDAKFNEFVLDPLVSGPVAFTPGQGGSLRLAGVRDRIEVALAADYKPNSFLIQVDELYAEGTRQGDILTATTRNVPLAYARSLVPPQLIPAAIAGQPLSGRLSGNFNVNLATLAASGTINVKNPIFSRISGESLTASFEYANGSGIIRDAVFQQGETQYAIDGRIVQTARGPQFNAEVGITAGRIQDILATAQIFKISDLTNILRLPVYGKANNLAAAPIDIRNQPLIQQLRRLAEIEALLEERRKERLASSPLPPLSEATGAVEGKIRVAGSLAEGLDLAFDLDGSDWKWGPFVANTTVAQGSYQKGVLTIRPFQMQLADGGSISFAGALGGATQSGQLQIEKLPVALIQEFAALPPDIGLTGFVNASAVLSGTQQNPQARGQLTVVDAELNQEKVESAQGNFSYNQGILNFAVDSIIAAGTEPLLIAGKFPYRFPFPNAVQPSSDAFELTLKLQNNGLTILNALTRQQLIWKKGEGNVDLAIAGRYDQDKNRLLDLKANGTANLQNAEVASLLLSDSLKNLNGQILFDFDKITVQSLTSQLGGGQVTAAGSIALTQPAPQDNPLTIDLKKLAVNLKGLYNGDASGNLKITGALLQPVLGGNLELTDGRVLLAGLSTFGSAGRGGFVNNGGSGSTRGGLSQIVSATRFDNLALKLGNGLRLEQPLLVNFSTDGTIVLNGRTDDIAPSGVVRLVRGQINLFATQLRLQNGYDNVAIFRPEYGLNPRLDLRLVGSAIESNRTQTTPEAFSSEIRESLVNFGSVETVRIEAIVDGFALALLESLQVEPGVASAQKVRSVIQLTSSPSRSETQIIALLGGSFINAFSQQDAGLGLANLASNALLGSIQNALADSLGLSEFRIYPSVVPNTDDRTSTFGIAAELGFNVTDKLGVSVTQFLTPSVPTELNLRYRINDRLLLRGSSNFGSEYRMQVEYRQRF, encoded by the coding sequence ATGACCCAGCCTACCCCAAATCCAGAGAACGAGTCCGAGTTAGAGGGTGAAAATCCCGCTCCTCCTTCTCCTCCTCGTCGCAGAAGACGGTGGTGGTTGTGGGGCATTGTCGTGGGGTTTAGCTTGGGGTGCGGGGGTTTAGCGATCGCGTGGTTTGCCCTCCTCAATTACCTTTCGCCCATTCTGACCGATCTCCTCACCCAAGAACTCGATCGCCCGGTACGATTGGGACCGACGAGCGGTTTATCCTTGCGGGGCGTGCGTTTTGGGAAATCGGAAATCCCGCCCACCGCTACCGATAGCGATCGCGCGGTTGTTGAAGCTGTCGATGTTACCTTTAACCTCTGGAGACTGGCAACCGATAAAACCCTAGAACTCAACCTCACCCTCATTCGTCCCACCGCCTATGTCGAACAAGATACCGACGGACAGTGGATTGCAACGCGCTTGCGGAAACGCGAAGGCGAATCGGATTGGGAAATCGACGTGCAAACGGTTCGCGCCGAAAATGCTAACGTCGTCCTCGTCGCCCGCGATAAAAAGCTCGCCCTGAAAGCGCCGGTAGAATTGAACGTCGATCTCGCCACCGTTCGTGCTTACCAAAATTACCAACTATTTGAAGGCGATGCTAAAGGAACTTTTGCTGGGGAGGGCGGACGCTTTAACGCTGCTGCGACGATTCGCCCGCAGACGTTACAAGGAAAAGTTTACTTAGCCACGCAGCAACTCGATTTACTCTACCTCGCTCGTTTGGTCGAAGTGCCGCTGATCCTGCGATCGGGTAAGGTGAGTACCAATCTCGAAGTCGAACTTAACGGTAACCCTTTAAAAGTTCTGCCCCAGGCGGCGGGAATCGTTTCGCTGCAAAACGTGAGCGCTAAACTCGACGAAAAAGCGCTGGGGATTCAGTCGCCGCAAGCACTCGCGCAACGCAAACGCCAGCAGCAACCGCAAGCGATTGAAGAACGACCGCCTTTATATTTCCTCAATAATCTCCCGATCGCGATTCCGGAGGTCAAGCAAGCGAACGGGCGTATTGCTTTCCAAGGACAGAGCGCGCGTTTCGAGTCCTTCAGCGCCCAACTCGGTCAAATTAATGCCCAGATTGGGGGCAGCATCGATGCGAAATCGGGTCTCAATCTCAGCGCCACCACGCAACCCGTAACGATCGCAAATCTTCTTAAAACCTTCGATTTAAAACAACCGCCCGTTCCCGTGGCGGGTGAGTTTAAAGTTGCCCTGCAAGCGAAGGGCCCTTTCAACCAAGCGATCGTCACCAGCCAAATTCTCTCAACCCAGACTTTCCGACTCGCTCGCGCAACTTTCAAAGATGTCCGCGCCCAACTCGCCTTTGCTGTCGCGAAAAATACTCTCGTGCTACAAGCCCTCGATGCCTTTCCGATTCAGGGCGGTAAAGTCACGGGGACGGGACAGGTGCGCTTTAATAAAGACCGCGATCCCGGACAAATTGCCCTCGATTTCCAGACTCAAAATCTTCCCGCCGACGCGATCGCAGCCCTCTATATTCCCAACTTACCCGTTACCATCGGCCCCATTTCTGCCCGCGCCCAAATCTTAGGCCCCTTCACCAAAATTGAAGACCTGCAAGCGCAGATTTTTACCCGACTTTTTGATGGCGGAACCCTCGCCGTACAAAACGCCCGCATTAAAGACGGGCGCTTTTTCGGGACGGTGGCAGCAGCGGGCGTACAACTCAATCGCTTCTTACCGGCGACTTCTCCCCTGCGTCCGGTGGCAGGAACGGGGGAGGCGCTGTTCGAGATTTCCGGGCCGCTGCAAAAATTAAGGCTGGAACGATTGACACTGGCGGGGGCGGGGCGAGCCGCGATTGCAGGCGGGACTGTAACGGCAAGTAACATTCAGTTGCAAAACGGACGGTTTTCTGCCGACCTCAATGCCGCTAACCTGCAAGCCGGACAGATCGCGCCGAAAATCCTGCCCGCGAAAATTACTTTGCCTTCGTTAGGGGCATTAAATGGCGCGTTCCAAGTCGCAGGACAGGTAAGAACGAATGCAGCAGGCAAGCCGAGAGTTAGCGACTTGACGGGGACGGGGGCATTAGGCGTAGCCGTGGCCAATGGTGTGGTAGAAGCGCGGAGAATCGCAGTATCCGGCGATCGCTGGCGGGCAGATGTTGCGGTTAATAATATTGATGCCAACCGCGTTGCCACCTTACCGAGTTTGCCCCCAGCGGCGCGATCGCTGCAACAATTACTCGGAAAATTTTCGGGCAATTTCCAACTCGCCGGTAACTTAAAGCGTTTCGATCTCAACTCGCTAACCGCAAGCGGTATCGGACAAACCCGTATTGCTGGAGGGACGGCGAATATTGCCGCCAACGTCAATCGGGGCAATTGGGCGGCGAATATTGTCACCAACGGCGTGCAACTCCCCCGCTTAGCGGCGGGGCTGAACTTACCGCCCGTCGTGGCAAAGACGCAGCGCGAACTCGGCGCTTTCACCGGAACGATTCAGGCGAGCGGAAACTTAAATTCCTTCGACCCCAAAACGTTAGTCGCGAGCGCAAACGGCAACTTGAACGCAGCGGGCGGTGCGGCAAACGTCAACCTCAAGTTAAATCGGGGTAACTGGTTGGCTGATATTGCGGCAAACCAAGTGCAATTAACTCGTTTGACAGCGGGGTTAAACTTACCCGTTCCTATCGCCCGCGTGCAACAAACCCTAGGCGCATTTACAGGAACCTTGCGCGCTTCGGGAAGTTTGAGTTCCTTCGACCCGAAAACGTTAGTCGCCAACGCAACCGGCAACTTAAACGCGGCGGGCGGAACGGCGAAGGTGAACTTGAGGGCGAATCGGGGTAATTGGTTCGCTGATATTGCCGCGAGTGGCGTGCAATTGACTCGTTTGACGGCGGGGTTAAATTTACCCATTCCCGTTGCTCGCGTGCAACAAACGCTCGGCGCATTTACGGGGAACTTACGCGCTTCGGGAAGTTTGAGTTCCTTCGACCCGAAAACGCTGACGGCGAACGCAACCGGAAACTTGAACGCGGCGGGCGGGACGGCGAACGTAAATTTGAAGGTGAATCGCGGCAACTGGTTGGCTGATATTGTTGCAAGCGGCGTGCAATTGAATCGCTTGACGGCGGGGTTAAATTTACCCGCAGCTTTAGCGCGTCCGCAGCAAGCATTGGAGGCGTTTACGGGAACGTTGCGCGCGGCGGGAAATTTGAGTTCTTTCGATGCAAAAACGCTGACGGCAAGCAGCAAAGGACAGCTTAACCTCGCGGGCGGTCGTGCGGATATTGCCCTCGATTTGACGGGGGGGCGCTGGTTGCTCGAGGCGAACGCTAGCGATATTCAACCGCAGCAGCTTTTGGCGAATATTCCCCCACAATTTCAAACTCCGATTAGCGGTGATGTCGATTTGCGCGGTACGCTGTCGGATTTGCGGTTAAATGCAATCGCGGCGACGGGTTCGGGACGCTTGAATTTGGCGGGCGGTCAGTTGTTGGCGAATAATTTGCGTTTGGCGAACGGAAGCTTACAAACGACGCTGGTTCCCAATAATGTCGAACTCGCGGGTTTGGTGAATGGGTTGCGCGGTAAAGTCAGCGGCAATATTGACGTGACGGCAAACCTGGCAAATTTGAGTCCGGAAGGGGTTCGCGCGCGCGGCAATCTCAATTTGAGCGAGGAAGTGTTACCGCTGCAAGGGCCGGTGGCGGCGACGTTTGATTGGAATGGCGGGCGTTTGAGCATTGCGCGCGCTACTTCTACGGGCTTGGATGCGAGCGGCTATGTGGATGTGAATACGGCAGCGCTGCGGCGGGGGAAATTGGGGTTAGATGCAATCGCGCGTTTCGATCTCGATGTCAGTTTGCAGGGGTTGAAATTAGACCAACTCTCGGAACAAGCTAAAAAATTCATCGCTTGGCCGCCGAACTTAAACCCGGCAATTCAACAAACGCGCTTGGCGGGACTGGCGGATTTTAGCGGCAACCTGCGCGGAACGCCCGCCGCCCCTCAAGTGAATGGTACTCTCGCCCTGCGCGATGCGAAATTTAATGAGTTTGTCCTCGATCCCTTGGTTTCTGGGCCGGTCGCTTTTACGCCGGGACAAGGCGGATCTTTGCGTTTGGCAGGAGTTCGCGATCGCATCGAAGTTGCCCTCGCTGCCGATTACAAGCCCAATTCCTTCCTCATTCAAGTTGACGAACTTTATGCGGAGGGGACGCGCCAAGGCGATATCTTAACCGCTACAACCCGCAATGTGCCGCTCGCCTACGCCCGCAGCCTCGTACCGCCGCAATTGATTCCTGCCGCGATCGCCGGACAGCCCCTCTCCGGTCGTCTATCGGGTAATTTTAATGTCAACCTCGCGACTTTGGCTGCTTCCGGCACGATTAATGTTAAAAATCCCATTTTCAGCAGAATTTCTGGCGAGAGCTTGACAGCTAGCTTTGAATATGCTAATGGTTCTGGTATTATTCGCGATGCGGTGTTCCAACAGGGCGAAACCCAGTACGCGATCGACGGTCGCATCGTTCAAACCGCTCGCGGGCCGCAGTTCAACGCCGAAGTTGGCATTACAGCCGGACGCATCCAGGATATCCTCGCTACCGCTCAAATTTTCAAGATTTCCGACCTCACCAATATCTTGCGACTGCCGGTTTATGGCAAAGCGAACAACCTCGCCGCCGCCCCGATTGACATTCGCAACCAACCTTTAATTCAACAATTACGCCGCCTTGCCGAAATTGAAGCCCTCTTAGAAGAGCGGCGCAAAGAACGCTTGGCTTCATCACCCCTACCGCCCCTTTCCGAAGCCACAGGAGCCGTTGAAGGGAAGATTCGCGTTGCGGGATCGCTGGCAGAAGGGCTGGATCTTGCCTTCGATTTGGACGGTTCGGATTGGAAATGGGGGCCGTTTGTCGCGAATACGACTGTCGCGCAGGGCAGCTATCAAAAGGGCGTATTAACCATTCGTCCGTTCCAAATGCAACTGGCAGATGGCGGTTCGATTAGTTTTGCTGGCGCGTTGGGCGGTGCAACCCAATCGGGACAACTCCAGATTGAGAAACTGCCCGTCGCGTTAATTCAAGAATTCGCCGCCTTGCCGCCGGATATCGGTTTGACGGGATTTGTTAATGCGTCGGCGGTATTGAGCGGCACGCAGCAAAATCCGCAAGCGCGGGGACAATTAACGGTGGTTGATGCCGAACTCAATCAGGAAAAAGTAGAGTCGGCGCAGGGGAATTTCAGCTACAACCAAGGGATTTTAAACTTTGCGGTCGATAGTATTATTGCCGCCGGAACCGAGCCTTTGCTGATTGCGGGTAAGTTCCCCTATCGTTTTCCTTTCCCCAACGCCGTCCAACCGAGCAGCGATGCGTTTGAGTTGACTTTAAAGCTTCAGAATAACGGTTTGACGATTTTAAATGCGCTGACGCGCCAGCAGTTAATCTGGAAGAAGGGAGAAGGCAACGTGGATCTCGCGATCGCGGGACGTTACGACCAAGATAAAAATCGCCTCCTCGACCTTAAAGCTAACGGAACGGCAAATCTGCAAAATGCAGAAGTGGCTTCTCTCCTCCTTTCTGACTCGCTGAAGAATCTCAACGGTCAAATTTTATTCGACTTCGATAAAATTACCGTGCAAAGCCTCACCAGTCAGTTGGGCGGCGGGCAAGTGACAGCCGCAGGTTCTATAGCACTGACGCAACCCGCGCCCCAAGACAATCCGTTAACGATTGACCTGAAAAAACTCGCCGTCAACCTTAAGGGACTCTATAACGGCGATGCGAGCGGCAACCTAAAAATTACGGGCGCGCTTTTGCAACCCGTTCTCGGCGGCAATCTGGAACTGACGGACGGACGGGTATTGCTGGCGGGTTTGTCCACTTTTGGTTCGGCGGGGCGCGGCGGTTTCGTCAATAATGGCGGCAGCGGTTCTACTCGCGGCGGTTTGAGTCAAATCGTTTCAGCCACTCGCTTCGATAATCTCGCGCTCAAACTCGGCAATGGTTTGCGTTTGGAACAGCCGTTATTAGTGAATTTTAGTACCGATGGCACGATTGTTTTGAACGGTCGCACGGATGATATTGCGCCGAGTGGAGTCGTGCGTTTGGTGCGGGGACAGATTAACTTGTTTGCGACGCAGTTGCGCTTGCAGAATGGTTACGATAACGTTGCGATCTTCCGCCCCGAATACGGACTCAATCCGCGTTTGGATTTACGGTTAGTTGGTTCTGCGATTGAATCGAATCGCACTCAGACGACACCGGAAGCTTTTTCCTCGGAAATTCGCGAGTCGCTGGTGAATTTTGGTTCGGTGGAAACCGTGCGGATTGAGGCGATTGTTGATGGGTTTGCTTTAGCGCTGCTCGAAAGCTTGCAAGTCGAACCCGGAGTTGCTTCGGCGCAAAAAGTGCGATCGGTTATTCAATTAACCAGTTCGCCGTCGCGCAGCGAAACGCAGATTATTGCCCTGTTAGGCGGGAGTTTTATTAATGCCTTCAGTCAGCAAGATGCCGGACTTGGATTGGCGAATTTAGCCAGCAATGCCCTTTTAGGATCGATTCAAAATGCGCTAGCGGATAGTTTGGGGTTGAGCGAGTTTCGCATTTATCCAAGCGTGGTTCCCAATACGGACGATCGCACTTCGACCTTTGGTATTGCCGCAGAACTCGGGTTTAATGTTACGGATAAGTTGGGCGTTTCCGTGACGCAATTCCTTACGCCGTCCGTGCCAACCGAATTAAATTTACGCTACCGCATTAACGATCGTTTGCTACTGCGAGGTTCGAGTAATTTTGGCAGTGAGTATCGGATGCAGGTTGAGTATCGGCAGCGGTTTTGA